Sequence from the Synergistota bacterium genome:
GAAGTGGAGCGTTATTAAGGAGCGGAGATATGGCGATACTATACTTACTTATTTTAAGGAGGGATGAAAAAATGAAGGCAGCGGTTTATCCTGGTAGCTTCGATCCGGTCACATATGGCCATCTCGATATAATTGAGAGAGCCTCAAGGATTTTCGATAAGCTCATAGTGGCAGTGGTTTCAAATCCCGCGAAAACGCCGCTATTTTCCATAGAAGAAAGGATGGAGATGATAAAGGAATCGGTTGAGCATCTCAATAACGTTGAGGTTGATGGTTTTGAGGGGCTTCTGGTTAATTACCTTAGAAAGAGGGGAACGAAAATAGTCATAAGGGGAATGAGGGCTGTAACTGACTTCGACTATGAGTTTCAAATGGCGTTGACGAATAGGAAGCTCGACAAAGACGTTGAGATAATATTTCTCCTTTCGGATTCCAAATATCTTTACCTTACCTCAAGGATGGTAAAGGAAATAGCGGGTCTCGGCGGATGTATTAAGGGAATGGTTCCACCTCACGTTGCGGAGAGACTCTTTAGGAAGCTTAAGGTTTCCTCATCCGGATCTGCTTGAACGGGTCTAAATATTGGGAGGTGCTTTCCCAAAACGGCTTCGTAAATTCGCGTTGCTCTGAGATCGAGCTTTAGCATGATGGATGCTGGCTCGCTCAATCCCATAGGCTTACTTATAATTGGGATAGATGACTTTTTCTTTATCTCACGCAGGAGTATTTTACCCTTTGACGAGAATCCGAGTAGAAAGGCGTAAAGTGAGCCGGTTTTTTGAAAGATTTTATTTTCCCTTTCTTTAAAGCCTATCAGAATGTGGATGAGCATTCTTGAGATTCTGGTAAGGGTATAACGCTTGGTCTTTATCCCGCTGAGAAGCTCGTTTAAGCTGATTGCCTTCATTCCAACTCTTTTTATTCTGTTTTCAAGTCCTTCTTTAACCTCAGCTATCTCTTTTATCTCTCCCTTATCTAATCTCTTTATAAGAATAAGTATCTCTTTTTCGAAGTCTTTCATAGATACGATTTCTTCTTTTTCCTCGCACTCTTTAAGTATCTTATATGAAGATGGTGGAATCAGATCTTTAACGCTTTCTACTCCTTCTTCAAGGATTTTTCTTCTTATAGCTGTAGCACTTGAAAACTTTCCTCTTATTTCGTTCTCTAAATATCCACCGCCGATTCTTTTTATCGTTAGTGGCTTTATATCGCTTTTCAGTCTCAGCAGGCTTATAAGATACTCTATTCCCAAGATATTGTTGGATCCTCTGAGAACATTTGGTGCTATGCCTTCCCTTTCGAGAGCCTTTTTAAGAGCTCTTAAACGAGCTTCGGGGTAAGGAAGCCCCTCTCGTGAAAATTTCAGTAAATCAACCTTGAAAAAATCTGGCTCTTGATATAGAATTTGTGCGATGGCTCGGAGTTCTTTTATATTTCCTGATTCGCTTCCAAAGCATATGTGAGTTATGACTCCGAGGGAGTTAAGAAGTGATACAGCGCCAAATGCAAAAACGCCAGCGTTATGCGATGCAAAAGGGAAGGGTAACTCGAATACGACATCTACACCGGCGGAGAGAGCCATTTTAGCGCGTTTATATTTCTCTACCAGGGCGGGTTCTCCCCGCTGGAGGAAGTTCCCGCTCATCACTGCTACGCTGAAATCGGCCTGTGAAAGCTCTATGCTTTTATGTAAATGGTACAGATGTCCCGTATGGAAGGGATTATATTCCGTTATTAAGCCGAGAACTTTCATGTGGGTAAGCCCCCCTTCGCTTTTATGCTTATTTTAGTAGGCTTTTTATTTTTTTTAAAGGGGGCGGTCGAAATGGCCATGATAATAGAAGTAGAGGAGCTCGAAAGGAACCCTGGAAAGGTAATAGAATTCTTCTTTGAGGAAAGCCTTGATGCGTTTGAATATAGAGGGGAAAATGTGGAGTTTTCGGAGGATGTCGTTGTAGAGGGTGGAGCGGTTAAGGTTAAAGATGGATTTATGGTATGGGGCGAAATAAACACGGCTATTAGATTGCGCTGTAGCAGATGTTTGAAGGTGTTCGATCTTCCTATTAAAGTAGAATTTGAGGTAGAGTATCGAAGAGGTGCGGAGAAATTTTCTGGCAGAGAGAGATCGCTTAAGGACGAGGATTTCAGAGTTTCGT
This genomic interval carries:
- the coaD gene encoding pantetheine-phosphate adenylyltransferase produces the protein MKAAVYPGSFDPVTYGHLDIIERASRIFDKLIVAVVSNPAKTPLFSIEERMEMIKESVEHLNNVEVDGFEGLLVNYLRKRGTKIVIRGMRAVTDFDYEFQMALTNRKLDKDVEIIFLLSDSKYLYLTSRMVKEIAGLGGCIKGMVPPHVAERLFRKLKVSSSGSA
- a CDS encoding nucleotidyltransferase codes for the protein MKVLGLITEYNPFHTGHLYHLHKSIELSQADFSVAVMSGNFLQRGEPALVEKYKRAKMALSAGVDVVFELPFPFASHNAGVFAFGAVSLLNSLGVITHICFGSESGNIKELRAIAQILYQEPDFFKVDLLKFSREGLPYPEARLRALKKALEREGIAPNVLRGSNNILGIEYLISLLRLKSDIKPLTIKRIGGGYLENEIRGKFSSATAIRRKILEEGVESVKDLIPPSSYKILKECEEKEEIVSMKDFEKEILILIKRLDKGEIKEIAEVKEGLENRIKRVGMKAISLNELLSGIKTKRYTLTRISRMLIHILIGFKERENKIFQKTGSLYAFLLGFSSKGKILLREIKKKSSIPIISKPMGLSEPASIMLKLDLRATRIYEAVLGKHLPIFRPVQADPDEETLSFLKSLSAT
- a CDS encoding DUF177 domain-containing protein: MAMIIEVEELERNPGKVIEFFFEESLDAFEYRGENVEFSEDVVVEGGAVKVKDGFMVWGEINTAIRLRCSRCLKVFDLPIKVEFEVEYRRGAEKFSGRERSLKDEDFRVSYFEGDSIDIEEDIKQFIILSIPMKPLCREDCKGLCPVCGKNLNEGECNCSQELYDPRWSALKELMKGGASSGGSEEKNVKGSQG